From a single Pyxidicoccus xibeiensis genomic region:
- a CDS encoding bactofilin family protein, whose translation MRLPPVPALALTFALAAPAFAADDAAKKPNDWRVVCATNSKDGSRAVQGTDLVIEAGEKVKDAVAIEGNVIIRKGAVVEDAIAIRGRVIIEAGARVKGSVVSLGGEVRVHDGGKVDGNAVALGGRLTLDKQESVAGDKVGLSFEVGGKDVVRGLIEDVLDKDMRCHIVDDAQTDV comes from the coding sequence ATGCGCCTGCCTCCCGTTCCCGCCCTGGCCCTCACCTTCGCCCTCGCCGCCCCGGCCTTCGCCGCGGATGACGCCGCGAAGAAGCCCAACGACTGGCGGGTGGTGTGCGCCACCAACTCCAAGGATGGCAGCCGTGCCGTCCAGGGCACCGACCTGGTCATCGAGGCGGGCGAGAAGGTGAAGGACGCGGTCGCCATCGAGGGCAACGTCATCATCCGCAAGGGCGCGGTGGTGGAGGACGCCATCGCCATCCGGGGCCGCGTCATCATCGAGGCCGGCGCCCGGGTGAAGGGCAGCGTGGTGTCGCTCGGCGGAGAGGTCCGCGTCCACGACGGCGGCAAGGTGGACGGCAACGCGGTGGCGCTCGGCGGCAGGCTCACCCTGGACAAGCAGGAGTCGGTCGCCGGCGACAAGGTCGGCCTGTCCTTCGAGGTGGGCGGCAAGGACGTGGTGCGCGGCCTCATCGAGGACGTCCTCGACAAGGACATGCGCTGCCACATCGTCGACGACGCGCAGACGGACGTCTGA
- a CDS encoding PAS domain-containing hybrid sensor histidine kinase/response regulator gives MKEPPRATSQAPEDLLEESAEDLYENAPCGYISTRPDGLIVKANQTFLTWLGYTREELLSGRRFQDLLSVGGRIFHETHFAPLLLMQGFLNEVQLELLTRAGTPLPVLLNTVQRRDAAGRPLLNRTTLFNISDRKKYERELVLARRKAEQAARAKADFLSMVSHEIRTPMNAIIGISSLLQRTELSPQQQKYVRILESSSENLLGLINHILDFSKIDSGKAALEERPFNLRQLVYGTIFALNIKAEEKQLPVIAEIDDAVPEWLVGDPVKLAQVLTNLVSNAIKFTELGAVTVTVGVREAFQGGVAVDFAVTDTGIGIAEERLDQIFEEFTQADYDIGLKYGGTGLGLAISRKLVELHGGRLGVKSTPGQGSSFSFTLRLKLGQEVPSAGGAAEGRVSTEALQGLRILVAEDNAINVFMLSQFLQKWGANFDVVGDGQQAVERIQTADYDLVLMDVRMPELDGYAATLAIRALPGADYRRIPIIAVTASTRLGLEHRASAAGFTDFIGKPYKPSELAAMLVKHSAWRQAVAAPAAPPAPSVASPAFSLRRLRRMLDDDPKALVELSSITLASCEQYKDDFQQALETGNRDAFVYQSHKIRPTLELLQAHSLRAAVKEGLACFPEAPSPGPPARVAAAVQALHRELDAIIAALREELRTA, from the coding sequence GTGAAAGAGCCACCGCGCGCCACGAGCCAGGCTCCAGAGGACCTGCTCGAGGAGAGCGCGGAGGACCTGTACGAGAACGCGCCGTGTGGCTACATCTCCACGCGGCCGGATGGCCTCATCGTCAAGGCCAACCAGACCTTCCTGACCTGGCTGGGGTACACGCGCGAGGAGCTGCTGTCCGGCAGGCGCTTCCAGGACCTGCTGTCCGTGGGAGGGCGCATCTTCCACGAGACGCACTTCGCGCCCCTGCTGCTGATGCAGGGCTTCCTCAACGAGGTGCAGCTCGAGCTGCTGACGCGCGCGGGCACCCCGCTGCCGGTGCTGCTCAACACCGTCCAGCGCAGGGACGCCGCCGGCAGGCCGCTGCTGAACCGGACCACCCTCTTCAACATCTCCGACCGGAAGAAGTACGAGCGGGAGCTGGTGCTGGCGCGCAGGAAGGCGGAGCAGGCCGCCCGGGCCAAGGCGGACTTCCTGTCCATGGTCAGCCACGAAATCCGCACGCCGATGAACGCCATCATCGGCATCTCCAGTCTGCTGCAGCGCACCGAGCTGTCGCCCCAGCAACAGAAGTACGTCCGCATCCTGGAGTCGTCCTCCGAGAACCTGCTGGGCCTCATCAACCACATCCTGGACTTCAGCAAGATAGACTCCGGCAAGGCGGCGCTGGAGGAGCGCCCCTTCAACCTGCGCCAGCTCGTCTATGGCACCATCTTCGCCCTCAACATCAAGGCCGAGGAGAAGCAGCTCCCGGTCATCGCGGAGATCGACGATGCGGTGCCGGAATGGCTCGTCGGGGACCCGGTCAAGCTCGCCCAGGTGCTCACCAACCTCGTGAGCAACGCCATCAAGTTCACCGAGCTGGGGGCGGTGACGGTGACGGTGGGCGTGAGGGAGGCGTTCCAGGGCGGCGTGGCGGTCGACTTCGCCGTCACCGACACGGGCATCGGCATCGCCGAGGAGCGCCTGGACCAGATCTTCGAGGAGTTCACCCAGGCCGACTACGACATCGGCCTGAAGTACGGGGGCACCGGGCTGGGGCTCGCCATCAGCCGGAAGCTGGTGGAGCTGCACGGCGGCAGGCTGGGCGTGAAGAGCACGCCGGGCCAGGGGTCGTCCTTCTCCTTCACCCTGCGCCTGAAGCTCGGCCAGGAGGTCCCCAGCGCCGGGGGCGCAGCCGAAGGCCGCGTCTCCACGGAGGCCCTCCAGGGCCTTCGCATCCTGGTGGCGGAGGACAACGCCATCAACGTGTTCATGCTGTCGCAGTTCCTCCAGAAGTGGGGCGCGAACTTCGACGTGGTCGGCGATGGGCAGCAGGCCGTCGAGCGCATCCAGACGGCCGACTACGACCTGGTGTTGATGGACGTGCGGATGCCGGAGCTGGACGGCTACGCGGCCACCCTCGCCATCCGGGCGCTGCCCGGCGCGGACTACCGGCGCATTCCCATCATCGCGGTGACGGCGTCCACCCGCCTGGGCCTGGAGCACCGGGCGAGCGCCGCCGGCTTCACGGACTTCATCGGCAAGCCCTACAAGCCCTCGGAGCTCGCCGCGATGCTCGTGAAGCACAGCGCCTGGCGGCAGGCGGTGGCGGCTCCTGCGGCTCCGCCCGCCCCGTCCGTCGCGTCACCGGCGTTCAGCCTGCGGCGGCTCCGGCGCATGCTCGACGACGACCCGAAGGCCCTGGTGGAGCTGAGCAGCATCACCCTGGCGAGCTGCGAGCAGTACAAGGACGACTTCCAGCAGGCGCTGGAGACCGGCAACCGGGACGCCTTCGTGTATCAGTCCCACAAGATACGGCCCACCCTGGAGCTGCTGCAGGCGCACTCCCTGCGCGCGGCCGTGAAGGAGGGCCTCGCCTGCTTCCCGGAGGCACCGTCCCCAGGGCCGCCGGCCAGGGTGGCCGCTGCCGTCCAGGCCCTCCACCGCGAGCTGGACGCCATCATTGCCGCGCTCAGGGAAGAGCTCCGGACGGCCTAG
- a CDS encoding alpha/beta fold hydrolase encodes MTAVRRNNVKVLGQGKQAMIFAHGYGCDQNMWRFITPAFLQDYRVILFDHVGAGRSDARAYSRARYGTLKGYADDVLELCRELDVTRGIFVGHSVSAMIGVLAAAAEPERFEKLVLVGPSPRYINDGDYVGGFSREDIDGLLESLDSNYLGWSSAMAPVIMGNPDRPELGQELTNSFCRTDPDIARHFAHVTFHSDNRADLPKVKARALILQCSQDVIAPEAVGRYVHRNMADSQLMVLEATGHCPNLSAPEETVAAMRLFL; translated from the coding sequence ATGACCGCCGTTCGTCGGAACAACGTGAAGGTCCTGGGCCAGGGAAAGCAGGCGATGATCTTCGCCCACGGGTACGGGTGCGATCAGAACATGTGGCGGTTCATCACCCCCGCCTTCCTGCAGGACTACCGCGTCATCCTCTTCGACCACGTGGGGGCCGGGCGCTCGGATGCCAGGGCCTACAGCCGTGCGAGGTACGGCACGCTGAAGGGCTACGCGGACGACGTGCTGGAGCTGTGCCGCGAGCTGGACGTGACGCGGGGCATCTTCGTGGGCCACTCGGTGAGCGCGATGATTGGCGTGCTCGCCGCGGCCGCCGAGCCGGAGCGCTTCGAGAAGCTGGTGCTCGTCGGGCCCTCGCCCCGCTACATCAACGACGGTGACTACGTCGGCGGCTTCTCGCGGGAGGACATCGACGGGCTGCTCGAGTCGCTCGACAGCAACTACCTGGGCTGGTCCAGCGCGATGGCGCCCGTCATCATGGGCAACCCGGACCGCCCGGAGCTCGGGCAGGAGCTGACCAACAGCTTCTGCCGCACGGACCCGGACATCGCCCGGCACTTCGCGCACGTCACCTTCCACTCGGACAACCGGGCGGACCTGCCGAAGGTGAAGGCCCGGGCCCTCATCCTCCAGTGCTCCCAGGACGTCATTGCTCCGGAGGCGGTGGGGCGGTACGTGCACCGGAACATGGCCGACAGCCAGCTCATGGTGCTCGAGGCGACCGGCCACTGCCCCAACCTCAGCGCGCCCGAGGAAACCGTCGCCGCGATGAGGCTCTTCCTCTAG
- a CDS encoding universal stress protein: MPPPSRILVPVDLSEGSRKVIDYAVQLARPFGASVDVVHAWEPPQYVAPDLLVAAPGWNSLSLEQVAVETATKDLTKLVQSLEKPSVPLTQKVLVGEASSTVLALAEQGKYDLIVMGTHGRRGLPRLLLGSVAQKVVSRAHCPVLTLHLAPEA, from the coding sequence ATGCCTCCTCCGTCCCGAATCCTCGTACCCGTGGACCTGTCCGAAGGCTCCCGGAAGGTCATCGACTACGCCGTGCAGCTGGCCCGGCCTTTCGGCGCCTCCGTGGACGTGGTGCACGCCTGGGAGCCGCCGCAGTACGTGGCGCCTGACCTGCTGGTGGCCGCGCCCGGGTGGAACTCGCTGTCCCTGGAGCAGGTGGCCGTGGAGACGGCGACCAAGGACCTGACGAAGCTGGTGCAGAGCCTGGAGAAGCCGTCGGTACCGCTGACCCAGAAGGTCCTGGTGGGCGAGGCCTCCTCCACCGTGCTCGCCCTGGCCGAGCAGGGGAAGTACGACCTCATCGTCATGGGCACGCATGGCCGGCGCGGGCTGCCCCGGCTGCTGCTGGGCAGCGTGGCGCAGAAGGTCGTCTCGCGTGCGCACTGCCCGGTGCTGACGCTGCACCTCGCCCCGGAGGCGTAG
- a CDS encoding SDR family NAD(P)-dependent oxidoreductase, which produces MLPPPIDQGTVLIIGATEGIGRELSRQLSRRVRTLVLVDRRAGRLEPLRDELLARNPTLGVLVHQCDICDPHQVDALLAFLEAHFVRVDVLVNNAAVGNRGLYAEERWGQVEETLQANVWAPALLTHRLLGPMLQRGRGGVLNIGSGAAQLFLPGSATFAATQRFLDGFTEALRLEVEDRGIAVTRVAPGPLWEAGVEDWEGGVAPFFHISLARCAREALVGFERGAPLVYPGFGHRWVMRLLPLLPRRLKRSLGRLALRGLERETLLSPQAPGLAAGRQVLLAGEPSPA; this is translated from the coding sequence ATGCTTCCTCCTCCCATCGATCAAGGTACCGTCCTCATCATCGGCGCGACGGAAGGAATCGGCCGGGAGCTTTCCCGGCAGCTCTCACGGCGGGTGCGCACCCTGGTGCTCGTGGACCGCCGCGCCGGCCGCCTGGAGCCGCTGCGCGACGAGCTGCTGGCCCGCAACCCGACGCTCGGCGTGCTCGTCCACCAGTGCGACATCTGCGACCCGCACCAGGTGGACGCGCTGCTCGCCTTCCTGGAGGCGCACTTCGTCCGCGTGGACGTGCTGGTGAACAACGCCGCCGTGGGGAACCGGGGGCTGTATGCCGAGGAGCGCTGGGGGCAGGTGGAGGAGACGCTGCAGGCCAACGTCTGGGCGCCCGCGCTGCTGACGCACCGCCTGCTCGGGCCCATGCTGCAGCGGGGCAGGGGGGGCGTGCTGAACATCGGCTCGGGCGCGGCGCAGCTGTTCCTGCCCGGCTCCGCCACCTTCGCCGCCACGCAGCGCTTCCTGGACGGCTTCACCGAGGCGCTGCGGCTGGAGGTGGAGGACCGCGGCATCGCCGTCACCCGCGTGGCGCCCGGGCCGCTCTGGGAGGCCGGCGTGGAGGATTGGGAGGGAGGCGTGGCGCCCTTCTTCCACATCTCCCTGGCGCGGTGCGCCCGCGAGGCCCTGGTGGGCTTCGAGCGGGGCGCGCCGCTGGTGTACCCGGGCTTCGGACACCGGTGGGTGATGCGGCTGCTGCCGCTGCTGCCACGCCGGCTCAAGCGGAGCCTGGGCCGGCTGGCGCTGCGGGGCCTGGAGCGAGAGACGCTGCTGTCGCCACAGGCCCCCGGGCTTGCGGCTGGCCGGCAGGTGCTGCTGGCCGGTGAGCCGAGTCCCGCGTGA
- a CDS encoding trypsin-like serine peptidase produces MFAKSVRALFLVTAVSACGTEAPPDVPDVEANEPLQSQESNVIVGSVNWVSATTLTGTQRTRSRAVGYLSIPAVGSRCTAWLVSRDVIITNNHCIGSASQASGARASFNYEDGVASASRVYYNCGTFIKTWSGDDMTALRCSATNGQLPGDVYGWLTVSSTNAATNASIYVVHQNCDYYTTSGCAPTKKSSPGVVKNANYSTTDLSYDADTLGGSSGSPVISSSTHEVVGLHHIGLGGNSSGRGTANTGVKATRVKARLAEIGL; encoded by the coding sequence ATGTTCGCGAAGAGCGTTCGTGCGCTGTTCCTGGTGACTGCCGTTTCCGCCTGCGGTACCGAGGCTCCTCCGGATGTCCCGGACGTGGAGGCCAACGAGCCGCTGCAGTCCCAGGAGTCCAACGTCATCGTGGGCTCGGTGAACTGGGTGAGCGCCACGACGCTGACCGGCACGCAGCGCACGCGCTCGCGCGCGGTGGGCTACCTGTCCATCCCCGCGGTGGGCTCGCGCTGCACGGCGTGGCTGGTGTCGCGCGACGTCATCATCACCAACAACCACTGCATCGGCAGCGCCTCGCAGGCCTCCGGCGCCCGCGCGTCCTTCAACTACGAGGACGGCGTCGCCTCGGCCTCGCGCGTCTATTACAACTGCGGAACCTTCATCAAGACCTGGTCGGGCGACGACATGACGGCGCTGCGCTGCTCCGCCACCAACGGCCAGCTGCCCGGTGACGTGTACGGCTGGCTGACGGTCTCCAGCACCAACGCCGCGACGAACGCCAGCATCTACGTCGTGCACCAGAACTGCGACTACTACACGACGAGCGGCTGCGCGCCGACGAAGAAGTCCTCGCCGGGCGTGGTGAAGAACGCCAACTACAGCACCACGGACCTGTCCTACGACGCGGACACGCTGGGCGGCTCCTCGGGCTCGCCGGTCATCTCCTCCTCCACGCACGAGGTGGTCGGCCTGCACCACATCGGCCTGGGCGGCAACTCGTCGGGCCGCGGCACGGCCAACACCGGCGTGAAGGCCACCCGCGTCAAGGCGCGCCTGGCGGAGATCGGCCTGTAG